A window of Salmo trutta chromosome 5, fSalTru1.1, whole genome shotgun sequence contains these coding sequences:
- the LOC115194406 gene encoding large neutral amino acids transporter small subunit 2, translating to MTNGPRQRGSAAASGGDAVSESGKESGGGVALKKEIGLVSACGIIVGNIIGSGIFVSPKGVMENASSVGLALIVWIVTGIITAIGALCYAELGVTIPKSGGDYAYVKDIFGGLAGFLRLWIAVLVIYPTNQAVIALTFSNYVLQPLFPTCFPPENGLRLLAGVCLLLLTWVNCSSVRWATRVQDIFTAGKLLALALIIIMGIVQICKGEYYWLEPANAFEPFQEYDVGLIALAFLQGSFAYGGWNFLNYVTEELVDPYVNLPRAIFISIPLVTFVYVFANIAYVTAMSPQELLASNAVAVTFGEKLLGVMSWIMPISVALSTFGGVNGSLFTSSRLFFAGAREGHLPSLLAMIHVKRCTPIPALLFTCLSTLLMLCTSDMYTLINYVGFINYLFYGVTVAGQIVLRIKQPDMHRPIRISLAWPVIYLLFWAFLLIFSLYSEPVVCGLGMAIMLTGVPVYFLGVYWDNKPECFNTFVAKMTYLGQKFCVVVYPGETKGGEEAGSGEECEQLKESRAPLSQEDGETQKSADC from the exons ATGACGAACGGACCAAGGCAACGGGGCAGCGCAGCCGCGTCTGGCGGGGATGCCGTCTCCGAGTCCGGGAAGGAGTCAGGAGGAGGGGTGGCTCTGAAGAAAGAGATCGGCCTTGTGAGCGCCTGCGGAATTATTGTTG GTAACATCATCGGGTCGGGGATCTTCGTCAGCCCTAAGGGCGTGATGGAGAACGCCAGTTCGGTGGGTCTGGCGCTGATCGTGTGGATCGTCACCGGCATCATCACGGCCATCGGGGCGCTGTGCTACGCCGAGCTGGGTGTCACCATCCCCAAGTCAGGGGGAGACTACGCATACGTCAAGGACATCTTCGGAGGACTGGCAGG gtTCCTGCGTCTGTGGATCGCGGTGCTGGTGATCTACCCCACCAACCAGGCGGTGATCGCCCTCACCTTCTCCAACTACGTCCTACAGCCCCTCTTCCCAACCTGCTTCCCCCCAGAGAACGGTCTGCGCCTGCTGGCCGGCGTCTGCCTAC tgttGTTGACGTGGGTGAACTGCTCCAGTGTGCGATGGGCCACCAGAGTCCAGGACATCTTCACAGCCGGCAAGCTGCTGGCCCTGGCTCTCATCATTATCATGGGTATCGTGCAGATCTGCAAGG gaGAGTACTATTGGCTGGAGCCAGCGAATGCCTTCGAGCCCTTCCAGGAGTACGATGTGGGACTGATAGCCCTGGCCTTTCTACAAGGCTCCTTCGCCTACGGGGGATGGAACTTCCTCAACTACGTCACCGAGGAGCTGGTTGACCCCTATGT GAATCTTCCTCGCGCCATCTTCATCTCCATCCCCTTGGTGACGTTCGTCTACGTGTTCGCCAACATCGCCTACGTCACCGCCATGAGTCCTCAGGAGCTGCTGGCCTCCAACGCTGTTGCCGTG acgtTTGGTGAAAAGCTGCTGGGAGTGATGTCGTGGATCATGCCCATCTCTGTAGCTCTGTCCACCTTCGGAGGGGTCAACGGATCCCTCTTCACCTCCTCACG GTTGTTCTTTGCTGGAGCCAGAGAGGGCCACCTCCCCAGTCTCCTGGCTATGATCCATGTGAAGCGCTGCACCCCCATCCCTGCTCTGCTCTTCACT TGTCTGTCCACCCTGCTGATGCTGTGCACCAGTGACATGTACACCCTCATCAACTACGTGGGCTTTATCAACTACCTCTTCTACGGGGTCACTGTTGCCGGGCAGATTGTGCTGCGCATCAAGCAACCCGACATGCACCGACCAATCAGG aTCAGTCTGGCATGGCCTGTGATCTATCTGTTGTTCTGGGCCTTCCTGCTCATCTTCTCCCTGTACTCTGAGCCCGTGGTGTGTGGCCTCGGTATGGCTATCATGCTGACTGGAGTACCTGTCTACTTCCTGGGTGTCTACTGGGACAACAAGCCTGAGTGCTTCAACACCTTCGTTG CCAAGATGACCTACCTGGGCCAGAAGTTCTGtgtggtggtgtatccaggggAGACGAAGGGAGGCGAGGAGGCAGGGAGCGGGGAGGAGTGCGAGCAACTGAAGGAGTCGCGGGCTCCTCTCTCGCAGGAGGACGGCGAGACACAAAAGTCTGCAGACTGCTGA